CCAGACAGAGAAGATACAGGAAACTTCTAGAGGATTGGAATGAGAAGGAACCTGAATTCCTCCTATTCCTGGGTAACCTTGGCATATCTTTTCACCCTGAAGAAAAGATATAATTTCTTCAAGTCACCCAGGGCCTTGGAATGTGTGAACTCAGCCACAGCCATAAATctagctcacctgaaacctgtgcCCTAGAAAGAACTAATCTAGACAATCTAGAGAGGATCTTGAAACAACTGCTTCCAGCACTAAGAGACTCTACCTCATTGACCCTATGTGTGCCTTGTTGCCCACCCACACTGGCAAACCAGGGCTTTCATAAGCTTGCTGGATAAACCTGATTTCCATGTATTCATGGGTCAGTATACAAAATAGGAAAACTGAGTTTAGGGAAAGGCAGGCCCTAGTGAGGAGTTCTGTGCAGCAACTTTGCCTGCTCTCCTTGACCAGGGAGAATGACTAGGCAGAGCAATTCAACTGCAGGAAAACTTCCAAGGCGAGAACCAAATGACCAAAAGAAATGTCACCTGGTTATGCTCAAGagtaatagagagagagagacataacGAGAAAAAGAAGCAGGCCAGGGGCAGCAGCAATCTGCTTTATGGGTCCAACTCAGCCCTCCTAAGAGACCTGGCATCCTGCTTGCTGCTGAGGCCAGGTTTGCAAGAACTATGGCTTTGAAGCTGCAGTGGGTCAGAGGAATCAAGGCTTGACAAGCTACCTCTTCCCCAAGTCCTACTATCGTCTCTGGACTGGTCCCTGAATTTATCATCACTCAGTCAGAAGTACCTTTACAGAACCTGCCAAAGAGCACTCTCAGGTCAAATACACCCCTTCTCTCAAAACTCAATGGGGTCCCTGGAGCTATCACTAAGGACAATTTCCCAAGGTTCATAGGCAACTCCAGTCATCGGGAACTGAGCAAGCAAGGGGACCCCTGACTCTGCAGCTTCTCCAGCCCTACTTCTGCCAGGCTTCAGAAGGGCCCCACAGATTCTGAATATAAGCCCTACAGTTCAAATGTGCCCCAAGTGCAAGGTCCCTCTTCCTTCACATGGGGCTGACTGACCTCAGCCCTGGATTCTACTTTGCCCTCCATTAAATCCCACCTTAACACTCCCATTCTTATGGACAATCATCCTCCCGTGAGAAGTTCCATGCAGACTTGGGGCGATGCATATGTGCCTGAGACGTCTAATATGCCTTGGAGACTCACACATCTACTCTCACCTCCTTGGCtaccttcttcctttcttccactAACAACGgctccttcctctcttcttccaCTAATACGGCCGGCCAATCCACCCACAGCTGGGGCCTggttactgataaaaaaaaaaaaaaggcgggtgCTGGGCCTATCGGCCGGCGCCGCTGCACCCCTCAACAGCATCGGGCCCAGATCTTCCACGGCTGGCTGGGGGTAAAGTCCCACATGGGACCCCGTGCGATCCCAGATTTCCAGACTCTACCCTTCACGCAAGAGGACCTACGGCGTGGGTTCCAAGGAGAGGCCAGCGGGTTTCGTGCACTCCCGGATGGCAGACAGGCAGGGGAACGTTCACCTACACCGTAGCCAGGCTACGGTCGAGCACCAGGTGAGGGTCCTAAGCCCAGGCAGCGGCAGGCTAACGCCCTTACCCATGCTGACTCCGGAGCGAGCCGGGTAGCGCTGCCCATCTCCGGATCCTTAGCAGGCGAGTGGCAAAAAGCAGGGCCAGGGTCGGCCCGCTAGTCTGCCTGCAGAGCTTGCGGGAATTGGGCAGGCTGGGCCAGGCTAAACGGGGCGGGGCCCGGAGAGCCCCATCCGGGTGGTCCGGACCAGAGAAAAAGGCCTGACCAGGGTGCAGATCGGTGCATCTGCGCAGCAGGCGCGGGACTGCCCCGATGGGCGCCTGGTGGGTTCTCCCTGCGTTCCTCCCAGCCACCGCCTCAGAGGACCGGCGGGAGGCGGAGCCGCACGCGACACATGGCCCCGACCCCGCGCGGTTTCGGGCCgccgggggggaggggaggggccgcCGGCGACTCGCAGCGGAAGCTCCGGACGGCCCGGAGCGCGGCTCCTGCGGCCCAGCCCCGGCCCCGGCGCTTTGGACCCGACACTCACCCGAAGGGCTGGCACgatggcggcggcagcggcggcggcaccCCAGCGCGGTCTGCGACCGACTGTCCCTTCCCCCTTGCCTTCCCTCGCCCGCCCCGCAGCACTCTGGGAGACACAGTCCCGTCGCACTCCTTTTTGGTATAGGTGCGCCACGAGAAAACTACAGTTCCCGGCGTGCTACGCGCCGTGGCCCACAGACGGTCTGCAGCGCGGGAGGTGAGGCTAAGCCGGGAAAGGTGGCTGCCGGGGCGAGCCCCTGAGAATTGTGGTCTAGCGGAAGCCTCTGGAACACCGGAGGTTGGCGCCTGGCTCGGATCAGGGCTGAGTTGTCGCCCGGTCCCAGCCTGCCCGGCCCCGCCCAGGCTGCGCTGCCGATGGAGGTTAGCTCCGCCTCCATGCGAGCCCAGCCTGGCCCAGCTGCCCCTCCCTGGGCCCCTGGGCTGTTTCCGCTCGCgaacctccccccccccgcccctttgGGGCTCGCCGGGTGTTCGCCGTGCGGCCTCAGCCGATCGGGGCGGGACCCACAGCTTCTGCTGTCTCAGTATTCCGCGCCCTGTCCTGGGGCCAGCTGGACCCAAAGCTGGTTTTCGGCGGGCGAAGCTATCCGGGCTGGACACTCCAATGTTCCTGTGGTGGGGGTCGTCTAGAAAGACGCTTCAGGTGTTACTTGCAGCCGCCTCCTGCTCTCACACTGTACACTTCCGTCtccaaaacattgttttaaggttttttgcagcaggcGGAGCAGCcaagtttaatttttattaatgagGAAAGATAGATAACTGACTCACCTAAAGTTCCCCAGAATTTGAGTGACCGAATTGTAAATAATGCCCCGCCCACCCGTTGCCCTTTTAAGGAAGCCCAGTTCATCGTTTCCTTGGCAACGCAAAAGTGTGGAATGAGGCCTATCCATAGGCTCGGGCTAACCCAGGGGAGCGCAGGTAAAGAGAATGATAACAAGGCTTCTCCAGGCAGCTCCAAGCCTTGCCTTCCCACATGGCCACAGAGATCTCCGTAGTTCTGTTCTTCCAGAAGGGTTTTGGCCTTGTCACCGCCCCCTCCATGGCTGGTAAGACCAGGCCCAGGTTTCCTTTAATAATCCAAGGTCTGTACCAGTTTTACTTGACTAGATGCTTTTATTATCACCCAGCCAGGAAGAACTCTGCATTACTCTGCTTGTGGTGTATCTTCCTTGCTCTGTGAGCTGTTCTGCTCCTGCATGAAGCTAACACACTAGATGGGTTGTGTACATGTAATATCCAGACATCAGGGAGGGTCCGGGCCAGAACCTGGCCCTTACCCTGTTCTAGGAGTGCTGCTGAAGTTCAAGAGAGCCTAAGCAGAAATAGCAAAAGACCCTTCCACAAGCAGGAGCTAAAGGAGACACAAACCCTCAGTCCTAGTGAAGGTAAGTCCCCACTTTGCTCTCACATGTGACGGACTGATCTAGTAACTGCTCACAAAGGGCTTTCCAGCTGGCCTGAAAGGTCGTTGCCCTTCTCCCACCACCTTGTGACCAGACAGTGTTAACCCTAGGCAGAGATCCAGCCACTCCCCCAACCAGGCCCCTGAACAACGTATCCCCACCCCCATTCCTATCAGAGACTTGTTTCCCAACTCAGTGCCAAGATGCCAGGAGGGGGACAGACTAAAGAAGTGTTTTAAGCTGAGGCTTGTAGCCACAGAGCAAGTTCCCAGGCAGGTGGCTTTGGCCCTAACTATCATAGAAGAGTCATCTTTTATGAAGCTCTAAAAAGTGTCCGTTTGTGCCCCAACACCCATAGTAAACAGGGCAAGCTTTAAAGGCATTTCCCACTCCCCATTAGCTTTCAGCTAAATTATTTGGAGCTGTACATATTAGTCACCCCGTCTCCACCAATACCCAATCTAAAGAAAGGCAGCAGCCAAGACAATGAGTCAAAGGAACACAAATCCCAACTCTTTAATGCCCTCTATGGATCCAGTTCCTCCACACTGAAGCTGTACCAAGGCCAAAAGTTATTGGTACAAGACTCCTTGTGCCTCTAAGAGCATGGCTGGCTCTAGCTGTGGTCTTCATTGAATTAAGTAACTGCATGCCTGTGAGTGACAAACAGTGCTAGGCATAGGAGGATGTAGTGGTGAGCAAAATCCAACCCAGGCTGAGAATTCAAAACCCTTAGAAAAGTGGGCTGTCACAATTCCCCTTAGTTCCTTCGCCATTGTTGAAAAGACACAGATAACCTATGAACAAACCAGGACCATTTGGTGCAGTTTCCAGGCTCATTAGGATGATCTTGGCCAGAAACTCTGAAGACCTTATGAGGGCCAGGGTTTCTATGCTTAGGGCCCCTTTATGGAGAAGCCTGATCACTGAAACGTCTCCACTCTCAGGATCAGCCTGATCCTTCAGACCTAAGGCTGAGGCCTATTTCACTATGGTTCAGAGACACTTACTGagtctttataaaaataaaaccacaaaccCAAATAAAAACCTTACTTTCTGTTTAATTCGTTTTGCCAAACAAACACAGTGAAAACTTTAGTCTGACTAATTGTACAGAAAATAGAATTTGTAACCAGTAGCAAACATAACAGGATAAACCTAAGTCCCTGGCAAGCTGGATCTCCCTGATCTGGCAAGCAGGTCACCCTGATCCCCTCATAGACCACCTCCTGGGAGGGAAGCCTTAGGAGTCAGAGAGGCACAAATTTGCCAGTCCCCACCCAAATCACAGGCTGCACCTGGGAAAGAAAAGCATGAAAAGGAGGAGAACTGATGTAACTTGGATCTCTTATCACTACACACAGAAGAGTTGTCTCTGATTGCTGGCCAACCTCAAAGTATTGTCTTCTCAAGCCCACAGTCCCTGGGCAATCCACCTGCATCCCTAGGGGTTAAGTTTCAAGTTCAATGGTTCTGAAGCCTCTGCTTAACCAGAATCCACAATGTAAACTGGGGGAAGACCAAGTCATAATTGTTGGTGTCACCAGTACAGACTCTGAGGCCCCAGACCCCTGCTTCAGGAGGAAACAAGTAAAGGTGCCAGATCACCAGCAAGAGTCCAGCTGCCCTAAGTCCCATTATTGTCAACCAGTACCCCAGAGTATGGGGGAGTTCAACAGCAGCCTTAAGTCCCCCTGGGCTGGCAAAGGCCCAGGAGTCCCATAGGCCACACGGGGACCCATTCACATTCCATGCTTCTTGCGGATGACAGCCATGGCCAGCAGCCGATCCTTCTCACGGAGCTCTTCACGCAGCTTGGCCTCGGTGAGACGCAGATGGCGAATACTGCCCTTCATCTCCTTCATCTTCACCTCCATCAGCGCCAGGATGTCCCGTTGCTCATTCAGCTTGCGCAGGAGCTCCTCTTCCGTGGTGCCTGAAGACAACGAGTACGAGTGGTCGGAGCCGGTATCAGGGAAGCCCTCTTCCCCCACTACCACCAACTGGGGACCCATAGGGCATTCAGCGGCCTCCAGCCCTGCGGTAGCAGCCTCCAGCTCTGACGCGGCTGCTGCGGCTGCGGCGCCCTCTGCAGCTGCGAACTCCACTTGTACCGTCAGGTCGATGGGCTTCACATCTTCTCCGGTGGGAACGGTAGGTGCCGGGGGTACGGATCCCGGAGCTTGGCTACTGTCCACAGCGGCCTGAAGAGTGAGGAGCACGGCCGCCGAGGCAGACACCAGGTTCGGCTGCAGCTGGGCAGTGGAGGCCGACGGCgacggctgctgctgctgctgctgctgttgctgctgctgctgctgctgctgcctacGGCGGGCAGCCGCGGCCCCCGCGGGTCTGCGCGCTACTTTGCGCTCATTGACGCCGCGCAGCGGGAAGATGGTGGGGACACGCACCGTGTAGGTCTTGCGGCCGCCCTGGAAGTGGACGCTGCAGAGACGATGGCCCGTGGTGGGCTGGAAAGTGGAGAAGCACCCACTGACGCCAGCGCG
The Loxodonta africana isolate mLoxAfr1 chromosome 21, mLoxAfr1.hap2, whole genome shotgun sequence DNA segment above includes these coding regions:
- the THAP11 gene encoding THAP domain-containing protein 11, producing the protein MPGFTCCVPGCYNNSHRDKALHFYTFPKDAELRRLWLKNVSRAGVSGCFSTFQPTTGHRLCSVHFQGGRKTYTVRVPTIFPLRGVNERKVARRPAGAAAARRRQQQQQQQQQQQQQQQPSPSASTAQLQPNLVSASAAVLLTLQAAVDSSQAPGSVPPAPTVPTGEDVKPIDLTVQVEFAAAEGAAAAAAASELEAATAGLEAAECPMGPQLVVVGEEGFPDTGSDHSYSLSSGTTEEELLRKLNEQRDILALMEVKMKEMKGSIRHLRLTEAKLREELREKDRLLAMAVIRKKHGM